One Planktothrix sp. FACHB-1365 genomic window carries:
- a CDS encoding MBOAT family protein, whose translation MLFTEFRFIIFFIIVFSVHWTLQKNQHRKFFLLLCSYIFYGAWDWRFLSLIWISTFIDYWVGIYLSKTHDNSLKKKWLIFSLITNLGILGLFKYFNFFTASASQFFNFLGLPLDFPTLNVILPVGISFYTFQSLSYSIDVYQGKLKAVNNILDFALFVSFFPQLVAGPIVRASTFLPQLETSRKFEQIPFKDCFILFLIGFIKKACISDRISPIVDQFFDAPETYTAFSAWLGVLLYTVQIYCDFSGYTDMAIATAKLLGYELCINFNFPYFASNMSDFWRRWHISLSTWLRDYLYIPLGGNRGGKLTTYRNLMATMVLGGLWHGAGWNFVIWGTLHGIALVIHREWSAYKLQFYALNQILKIISPLLTFYWVCVAWIFFRSVNLKTALVTFNSFVLFQSSGNKTLSFNLVWLLLGLIIIHYATYKHWFNYKLEKLPNSIFAMLYGVAVAVVLMFVASQYSAFIYFQF comes from the coding sequence ATGTTATTTACAGAGTTTCGATTTATTATCTTCTTTATTATCGTTTTTAGTGTTCATTGGACTTTACAAAAAAATCAACATCGAAAATTTTTTTTACTGCTTTGTAGTTACATTTTTTATGGAGCTTGGGATTGGCGATTTTTATCATTAATTTGGATTTCTACCTTCATTGATTATTGGGTGGGTATTTATCTATCCAAAACCCACGATAATTCCTTAAAAAAGAAATGGTTGATTTTTAGCTTAATCACGAATCTGGGAATTTTAGGATTATTTAAGTATTTCAACTTTTTTACCGCTTCAGCCTCTCAATTTTTTAACTTTTTAGGACTGCCCCTTGATTTTCCAACCCTTAATGTTATTCTTCCTGTTGGAATCAGCTTTTATACCTTTCAAAGCCTGAGTTATTCTATTGATGTCTATCAGGGAAAACTAAAAGCGGTCAACAATATTTTAGATTTTGCTTTATTTGTAAGTTTCTTTCCGCAATTAGTGGCTGGGCCAATTGTTAGAGCCAGTACCTTTTTACCTCAGTTAGAGACATCTCGAAAATTTGAACAGATCCCTTTTAAAGATTGTTTTATTCTATTTTTAATTGGATTTATTAAAAAAGCTTGTATTTCTGATCGCATTTCACCCATTGTAGATCAATTTTTTGATGCTCCAGAAACCTATACAGCCTTTAGTGCCTGGCTAGGTGTGTTGTTATATACAGTGCAAATTTATTGTGATTTTTCAGGTTATACAGACATGGCAATTGCTACAGCTAAATTACTGGGTTATGAACTTTGTATCAACTTTAATTTTCCTTACTTCGCTTCAAATATGAGTGATTTTTGGCGACGTTGGCATATTAGTTTATCAACTTGGTTACGAGACTATCTTTATATTCCATTAGGTGGAAATCGAGGTGGAAAATTAACGACTTACCGAAATTTAATGGCAACTATGGTATTAGGAGGATTATGGCATGGTGCTGGTTGGAATTTTGTGATTTGGGGTACTTTACATGGAATTGCATTAGTTATACACCGCGAATGGTCAGCTTATAAGCTTCAATTTTATGCCCTAAATCAGATTCTTAAAATAATTAGTCCTTTATTAACATTTTATTGGGTTTGTGTCGCCTGGATTTTCTTCCGTTCTGTTAATTTGAAAACAGCTTTAGTAACTTTTAATTCATTTGTTTTATTTCAATCATCGGGAAACAAAACCCTCAGCTTTAATTTAGTTTGGCTTCTGCTCGGTTTAATTATTATTCACTATGCAACGTATAAACACTGGTTCAACTACAAATTAGAAAAACTTCCTAACAGTATATTTGCTATGTTGTATGGGGTAGCTGTAGCTGTTGTGTTGATGTTTGTTGCTTCACAATATTCTGCTTTTATTTACTTTCAATTTTAA